AGCCTTGATATTACCGGGGTTAAAGAAGTAGAGAGTTTTGATAATGAAGAATTTTTATTGGAGACGTCCCTCGGTTTTTTGTCAGTACGTGGTCATAACCTGCATATAAAAAACTTAGACGTAGATGAAGGTATTATTTCGATTGAAGGAAAAGTAGATGACCTCGTTTATGTGGATCAGGCTACTGGAAAATCTAAAGGGTTTATAGGGAAGTTATTTAAGTGAGTCTGGCAGTTCAATTCCAGACAATGTTTGCAATGATGGCAATGGGACTAGTCCTGGGAATGAATCTGGATTTTTACCATCGTTTAACGATCCGGTCTGTGAAGGCATTTTGGACTAGATTGGCATGGGATCTTTTGTTTTGGCTCGTTCAGGTGCTCCTCGTTTTTTATGTGCTATTGCATGTGAACGAAGGGGAGCTTAGAATTTATATATTTTTCTCCATAGCTGCAGGTTTTTTTATCTACCGTCGTTACGGGAGGAGCCCATTTATAAAAACAATGGAACTCGGTTTCTCTATTGTTCGGTGGACAAGAAGTACAATAGCCGCTCTCATTCGGATATTCATTATTTCTCCTATTAAATTTATATTGAAACTCATCACCTCGTCCGTTATGATAGGGATAACTATAAGTGGAAACGTTCTATTTTTTCTATTAAACCTCCTCATTTTTCCTTTAAAATTGGCAGCACGTATTCTTATTCCAGTTTTCCGACGTCTTCTTCCTCAGCCTATCATAACTTTTTTAGAAAAAACTTTTCAGTCCGTTCGAAAAAGGGTAAAAAAATGGAGGATATTTAAATAAGCCGGGGTGATTTTTATTGATATCTGAAAAGAAGAAAGTTACGGAAATTAACAAGCCCTATGTTAAAGAGCAAGCGAGAGAACAAGAACGTTTAAAAGCGGCTTCCACAAAAAGACGACGCGGTCTTGTCCGCCGCCTTACTGCCCTTTCTATTGCAGGTGTCGTTCTTGCTGTGGTATTTACCGTATTGTTAGTATCACAGTGGTCTACGCTTGAAGCTAAAAAAGCAGAACGGGCAGAGCTTGAAAACAAGCTTGAAGAACTGCATGCAGAAGAATCTCGCCTCAAACAAGACGTTAAAAACTACAATGATCTCGACTACATAGCAGAAGTGGCGAGAAGAGATTACTATTTGACAAAACCTGGTGAAACATTATTTAAAGTACCCAATGAATCAATAGATTGACACTTTTTTAATCATTCGAGTATAATAGTAATGATTTTAAGACTGTAAAGTCAGCTTTCTAAGGAAAGAAAATAAGGAGGAGCTTTTTTTAAATGTCAATCGAAGTAGGCAGCAAGTTGCAAGGGAAGGTCACAGGTATCACCCATTTTGGAGCATTTATAGAGCTGCCGGATGGAAAAACTGGGCTGGTTCATATTAGCGAAGTGGCCGACAAGTATGTAGATGATATCAATCAATTTTTAAGTGTTGGTGACGAGGTCACTGTAAAGGTTATGAAAGTGGAAGACGATGGTAAGATTGGTCTTTCCATTCGAAAAGCCCAGGAACGGCCAAAAGGAGATCGCCCCCGGGGAGGAGATCGTCCGAAAGGAGATCGTTCAAGAGGAGATCGCCGCAGTGGATCTGGAAAAGGACAGCGTTCCTTGTCTTTTGAAGAAAAGATGAACCGCTTTATGAAAGACAGTGAAGAAAGATTAGCTTCATTGCGTAAACAAACCGATTCCAAACGCGGCGGACGCTCCAAAAAATAAGCAGCTTGCTGCAGGCTTTACTGGATAAATCGCAGAAGACTGTTTGAAGAGCTACTCTTTTACGGAGCAGAGGTTCATAGCTGATCCTGTGTTGGTACTCTTTAGGCAGTCTTCATATATCTAAAAAAATTTAAAAGGATTGGTTGACTAAACCCGCCCTGTCATTATATAATCACTCATGTTGTGAAAAATTGGCGGTGTAGCTCAGCTGGCTAGAGCGTACGGTTCATACCCGTGAGGTCGGGGGTTCGATCCCCTCCGCCGCTACCATACATAGAAATCATAACGAGTCTTCTCTTTTGTGAGAGGCTCGTTTTTTTAATTGTCGAGGAAATTATATTTTCTATTAGATAACTATCTTTATCTGCGTCTCGCTTCAGCACCTAGCTGCTCGTACCCACAAGATAATAAAGATCTTTTGCTAAAACCGCAAACTAAACGATCGCAAACTTAGCAGAAGTTCCTATATCTTAGACGAATTTCCCTTTATAAAGATTTTTTTATAACATCATTCTGTTTGTTTTTACTCCATTTTCAAGCATTCTTTTTTATTTGCTGTAAGAAATTGTTAGTTGGTGTTTTGCTTTTTTTGAAAATACACTGCTAAAGCTTACAAACAGGGGTTTTTATAAAAAAAATAAATCGTCGAAGACTTTTTTTGTATCTGTTCGTGATTTTGACAAACATTTAACAAAATTGAATATATAATAAATCCACAAACTTTCTAGCAGGTGGTGGGTTATTATGTATCAACGGGATCTAACGAAACGAGCAGATGAAACAGAACCGATTTGGGAGCACGTATGGGCTTTAGTAAAGAATATCAGTAATCGCACGAAGCAGAAAACATTAAGATTGTTAGAAATGTTGTTTATTCAATGGGGCGGTCTTGTCTTTATTTTAGGAATTCTTTTAGGACGAGCTGTTTTGCTTGCAGAGCTGTTTCCTTTTGCACTGCCATTTTTTGCAGCGGTGTACTCATGGCGTAAAGAAAAAGGAATTATTGCAGCAGCAGGTATCATTGTTGGTACCTTTTCTGGTGCTATCTTTCACGGAGCATTTGTATTAGCAGCCATTGCTATCTTTTTAGGCATCTATGAATGGATTACCCGTTATGGATCGAGGACAGGATGGACGCTGCCGCTGTCTGTATTTTTAGCTACAGTGGGAGCCCGTGCAAGTACTGTATGGCTAGAAGAAGGGGCTCTATCGTCTTATTCTATGGTAATGGCTGGAGTGGAAGCAGGCCTTAGCTTTATTTTAACGATGATTTTTTTACAAAGTATGCCTCTATTGATAACGAAGAAAAGAAAACAACCATTAAAACAAGAAGAAATTGTTTGTTTTATTATATTACTAGCTTCTGTCATGACCGGAGCAATCGGCTGGGTGATCTATGGGATGGCTGCCGAACATACCCTGGCCAGATACCTCGTGCTGTTATTTGCGTATACGGGAGGAGCAGCACTTGGTGCGTCCGTAGGTGTCATTGTTGGGCTTGTTCTCAGTCTGGCTTCCGTTGCTAACTTATATCAGATGAGCTTGCTTGCATTTGCAGGCCTTCTTGGCGGGCTTTTAAAAGAAGGCAAAAAAGTCGGGGTTAGCATTGGAATGCTTTTAGGTACGGCTTTAATTGCATTATATGGAGATGGTATGAATGGAGCTACTTTGACGCTTGCCGAATCAGCGGCAGCTATTGCTTTATTTTTAATTACTCCTCGTATAATCACTTCCTTTATAGAAAAATATATTCCAGGGACTCCGGAATATGCCCGGGAACAACAAAAGCATATGAAAAAAATCAGGGATATTACGGCATTAAAAGTAGAGAGGTTTTCTAATCTGTTTCAAACCCTCTCCAAAAGCTTTATGTCCAGCCCTGACATGACAGATAAAGAAATGGAGGACAAAGAGAGAGATGAATTATTAAGTAAAATAACCGAAAAAACGTGTCAAACTTGTTTTCGTAAAGAAAGGTGCTGGGTCAACCAGTTTCACGAAACGTACGATGGCATGACAAGCATGCTCTATGAACTAGAACGAAACGGAAAAATAAGCGGTCCTATGAAAAACCAATGGAAGAAGCATTGTCACTATGAAACTAGGATAACCAAAGTAATGACAGAAGAGTTAAAGCAAGATCAAGCCAGAAGGGAACTGTCCAAACAAGTCCAGGAGAGCCGTCAGCTCGTAGCGGATCAGCTTAGAGGGGTATCTGAAGTCATGGATGATTTCGCTCGCGAAATACAAAGAGAAAAGGAAGCCCACCATTGGCAGGAAGAGCAAATCCATGAAGCTTTACAAGACGCAGGGCTTGATATTGGCCATGTAGATATATATAGGCTTGATGAAGGAAATGTAGAGATAGAAATGAGCGTGTTAAAGGGGGCGGGACTAGAACAGGCAGAAAAAATCATTGCACCAATGCTGTCTGATATTTTAAAAGAACACATTATTGTAGATAAAGAAGAGCCATACGAAAACATATCAGAATATTTAAACCTCACTTTCGTGTCGGCTCGAACATACACAGTGAATATTGGAACATCATCGGTGGCTAAAGGCGGAGGGTGGGTGTCAGGGGACAGTTATGCTTCTATGGATATTGGGGCAGGAAAACATGCCATTGCAATAAGTGATGGGATGGGAAGCGGAGAAAAGGCACATAGAGAAAGCAGTTCAGCGCTGCAAATTTTACAAACCATACTTGCTTCTGGAATGGATGAGAAAACAGCGATACGTTCTATTAATTCGATTTTAAGTTTACGTTCAACCGAAGAAATGTTTTCTACGCTTGATCTTGCGATGATTGATTTGCAAGAAGCAAAGAGCAGGTTTATAAAAATAGGTTCAATTCCTAGCTTTATTAGAAGGGAGGATAAAGTAAAGCAAATTGAAGCACGAAATCTGCCTATTGGCATGATGGAACATGCTGAATTAGATGTTGTCACTGAGCAAATGAAAGATGGAGATATGCTTATTATGATGAGCGACGGTATTCTAGATATTCCTGGTCCGATTGAAAATACGGAAATATGGATAAGGCGTATTATTTCACAGCTTGATACAGAGGACCCGCAGGAAATGGCAGACTTGTTATTAGAGAGGGTGATGAGGGTATCGCAAGGCAAAATAAATGATGACATGACCATTGTGACTGCAAAAATCGAGCGCAACCTACCGAAGTGGGCAGCAATACCGGTTCGTCAAACCGTCCCATTAAAACGAAAAAAAGCTTAATTTCAGCCGATCTGAAGTCTTTAAAACCCTTCGATAAGGTATATATTTTTCATACACCGTCAAAAATGAAAATAATACCAAAAACGGAGGGGAACATTATGAGTGGAGGAAAAATAAAACAAATTTTATTATTAACCGATGGCTGCTCTAATCAAGGTGAAGATCCAGCTGCAGTCGCAGCATTTGCAAAGGAAAAAGGAATAACTGTAAATGTGATAGGAATTCTTGAACATGGGGCAGCCCGGGAACATGGAATGAAAGAAGTGGAAGATATATCGATGGCAGGAGGGGGTGTTAGTCAGGTTGTATATGCTAACCAATTATCACAAACCGTACAGATGGTAACTAGACAAGCTATGACTCAAACCCTGCACGGAGTGGTGCACAATGAACTGCGCCATATTTTAGGTGAAGAACAGGAAATGGAAGATCTCCCGCCTGATAAAAGAGGAGAAGTTATGGAGGTGGTGGATGAATTAGGAGAGAATATTAGTTTAGAGGTTTTAATTTTAGTGGACACAAGCGCAAGCATGAAAGCTAAGCTTCCAATGGTGCAAGAGGCTTTGTCTGATCTATCCATCAGTTTGAATTCGAGAACCGGAGGAAATCATTTTTCTTTGTTTTTATTTCCCGGGAAAAGAAAAGAAGTGGAAAAAGTATTAGACTGGACTCCAAAAATTAACTCTCTTACAGGAACATTTAATCGCTTAACTACTGGAGGAGTCACACCTACAGGGCCTGCCTTAAAGGCTGCTTTATACCATTTTGAAAAACGTCAGGATAGAAGGAGTCTGATTGAGTATGGAGAGGAAGACGGTCCATTTGAAGAATCAGGCTTCTAATCTTGCTCCGGGCACAAAATGGCTCGGGAAATGGAACAGAAATCCATACCGCATTGTTAAAAAACTAGGTCATGGAGCAACAGGCTCTGTTTATTTAGTAGAAACAAGAACAGGTCAGGCCGCGGTGAAAATTGGAGAAAATAAAATGTCATTAACTTCGGAAATAAATGTATTAAAGCATTTTTCCAAAGTTAAAGGTAATGTACTAGGGCCTTCTTTATGGGATGTAGATGATATAGAAATTGGAAATGAAACGTATCCTTTTTTTTGTATGGAGTATTTAAAAGGGGAGTCATTATTAGAGTTTACGAAAAAAAAAGGAATAGAATGGGCACCGATACTCATGGTCCAGTTATTAGGAGATCTGGACCGTCTGCACAGAGAGGGGTGGATATTTGGAGATCTAAAACCTGAAAATTTAATTGTAACTGGCCCGCCTGCACGGGTTAGATGGTTTGATGTGGGGGGGACAACAAAAATAGGGAGATCAATCAAAGAATATACAGAATTTTATGATAGAGGATATTGGGGACTTGGTGATCGAAAGGCAGAACCGTCTTATGATTTGTTTTCTGCTGCTATGATATTTATTCAAACTGCTTATCGCGAGCGATTTAATAAACCGTCTGGTAATGAGAATAGTTTAGATTATTTATCAAGACGAATTTCAAACATGACCCCGCTTTCCCCTTATAAAAAAATTCTCCTTCATGCCTTAAAAGGGAAGTATACAGGAGCTCAATGGATGAAAAAAGATGTGATGGCAGCCATTGAAGCTCGTTCATATAAAAGATCGTATAAAGAGAAGCGAGCCCGTTCTGCTCACCCGGTTAATAAGAAAGCAAGAAACGGACCGAATCTAAGAAAAAATAAAAGAAAAAAAGAAAACTCTTCTTCCTATAGAGTAGAAATTATCCTTACAGCCTCTTTTCTCTTTTTATCATCTATTCTATACTTTATGGGACAATGGATGTAAAGTGGGAAAAGTGGGGAGTGCTTCATGGGTAAAGCAGAACAAACAATGGAATGCTGTTTACTTGGCGGCAAACTAATGCTTCGCTACGGAGCTGAAACATATAGAGTAGAGGATACAATGACACGTATGGCTCAATCTGCTGGTATGCTTCATGTTAGCAGTTTTGTAACAACAACCGGTATTTTTCTAGCATTTCGTACAAAAGAAGGCCAAGATCTAATGCAAATGATCCGTGTGCGAGAAAGATATCAGGATTTAAGCAAGGTAACATCTGTGAACCAGGTATCAAGAGAATTTACACACGGTGAGTTAACCATAGAAGATACAATCCATAAACTTATTGAAATTGAAAAAGCCCCTATGAATTACCCTTTGTGGCTGATTTATTTGGCATCGGGTATAGGAGGGGCAGCTTTCTCTTATTTAATAGGGGGAAGCTTATTCGATGTTTTGCCGGCTTTTATTGGTGGATTGATTACAACGGTTTCTTTAGTTTTGTACCAAAAATATTTGAAAGTTAGATTTTTTTCGGAATTTTTGGCGTCTCTAACAGGTGGAATGACAGCTATATTAATGATTCAATCAGGATTTGGCATAAGTATAGATCAAGTGATTATCGGTACACTCATTCCGCTAGTACCCGGTGTTCCGTTGACTAACTCTGTCAGAGATCTCATGTCAGGAGACCTTGTTGCCGGGGTTGCTCGCGGGGCGGAAGCTGGTGTCTCCTCGCTTTCTATAGCTGCAGGAGTTGCTGTCTCTCTTTCTATTCTATATATTTAATGCAAGCTAAGTACTGGAGTGTGCCTAATGATTTGGTTAGAATTATTACTTTGTTTTATCGCTACTGTAGCTTTTGGAATTATATTTAATATTCCGCTCCGTCTTGTGTGGTGGGGCGGGTTTATTGGTGTTATTACTTGGTTTATTTATAGTTTTCTTCCGGATTTTGGGTGGAGTAAAGTTTTCTCGGCCGCAGTTGCAGCGTTTGCCGCTGCTTTTGTATCGCACTGGCTGGCTCGTTTTAGACGTGTTCCAGTAACGACATTTACTATTCCAGGTATTATACCGCTTGTTCCAGGAGAGAGAGCTTATTCTACCATGCTTGCTTTCGTTGAAGAGGATTATTTTAATGGGTTGCAGCAGGGAATAGAAACGTTATTACAAGCAGGTGCCATAGCAGCAGGGTTAGTTTTTGCATTGTCTATTTTTTCTATTGGTAAAGGGGTAGGGCAGCGCTATGAAACAAATCGTTAAACAATGGATAAATGAACGGGAACTTCTAAAGAGTGGCAATAAACTATTAGCCGCTGTTTCTGGAGGCCCGGATTCCATGGCTCTTTTACATTTATTATTGGAATTTCAGCAAGAATGGAAATTGAAAGTCGCGGCTGCACATGTAAATCATGGGTTGAGAGAGGAAACGGCATCTGAAGATGAAAAATTTGTAAGAAATTGGTGCAGGGATAAAGGGGTTCCCTATTTCAGTAAACAGGTTGATGTTAAAGAAGCATTAGAAAAAGAAGGCGGTACCGTACAAGAACAAGCGCGCCGTCTTCGATATAATTACTTAGAGACATTGATGTCGGAATACAAATTAGATGTTTTAGCAACCGGCCACCATGCCGACGATCAAATGGAAACTATGCTTATGAAGCAGGCAACAGGCAGAGCTGTTTTAGGAGAAGCCGGGATAGCATCTTCGCGGCTTTTCGGAGATGGGAAATTAATAAGGCCATTACTTTGTGTAACAAAAGAAGAAATTCTACATTTCTGTCATGAAAACAACATTCCGTTTCGCACAGATGAAAGCAATAGTTCAGATAAATATACTCGGAACAGATTCAGGCAATCTGTGCTTCCATTTCTAAAAAAAGAAAATAAATTAGTCCATCAGCATTTTCAAGATTTTTTAGACTGGGAATCAGAAGAAAGGCATTATATTGAGTCTTTGGCAGAGGAAGAAATTCAACGACTTCTCTTAAACAAGAATGAACATTCCATGACTATTTCTGCAGACGGTTTGATAGCGCTTCCTGTCCCTTTACAAAGAAGAGGGATTCATCTAATATTAAAGTATCTTTGTTATTCAAAGGTTCCTGAATTATCCATTTTACATATTAAACAATTAGTTCATTTGTTACACCAGCAGCACCCCTCCTTTACGTTGGATTGGCCGGGAGGGGTTAAGGTGTCTCGTTCTTACAACTCCTTGCGTTTTACGATCAACAGTGAGGACAAGATGGAAAAAAATAGACCCACTCGTTATTTAAACATTTCCGAAAAGGTTTCTTATGATGATATCACCTTCACTGCGCAAAGGACCAAAAATATTAAGGAATGGGCACAACGAGAAAATGTGTTTATTTGTAAAGAGGAAGAAACAACGTTTCCGCTGATAATCCGTACATGGAAAGCCGGAGATAAAATTCACCCTTTAGGAATGAAGGGAACCAAAAAAGTGAATCGTATCTTTATAGACAAAAAAATCCCACAAGATAAACGAAACACTTGGCCGATTTTAACTGATGCAACAGGAGAGGTCCTTTGGATTCCTTATTTAAAAAGGTCTTCAAGCCATGTGAGAAATCTTGGATTGGAAACAGATTATGTTGCCATACAATGTAAAGGTCTCCCTCAATAGTGATTTTGCTTTCGTATAGACCATGTCAAGGTTTGAAGGGTGAAATTTATGAAGAACTCATGGTAAGATAGGGAACGGACAATATTAGCACCAATGCATGAATAATTAGATTGAAACAACGCTTGGGAGGGTATATAAATCCAGATGCATGATGATATTGAAAAAGTGTTGATCAGCGAAGAGGAATTACAAGAAAAAATCCGTGAAATCGGTAAATATATATCCGAAGAATATGACGGACGTTTTCCGTTAGTTATCGGGGTTCTTAAAGGAGCACTCCCTTTTATGGCCGATGTATCCAAGCGGATTGAAACTCATATTGAGATTGATTTTATGGATGTATCAAGCTATGGTAACAGTACCGTTTCATCTGGAGAAGTTAAAATTATAAAAGACCTGGATACAACAGTAGAAGGTAGAGACATAATAATTTTAGAAGACATTATCGACAGCGGCATTACATTGAACTATCTAGTCAGTTTAATTAAACACAGAGGGGCGAAATCATTAACAATTGTCACTTTGTTAGACAAACCCGACGGCAGGCAAGTAGACCTTGTTCCTGATTTAGCTGGGTTTATTGTGCCGGACGAGTTTGTGGTAGGATACGGGCTGGATTATGCTGAAAAGTACCGCAACCTCCCTTACATTGGTGTTTTAAAGCCTGAAATATACAAGGGGTCATGATTGTGAGAAACAATACAAATATGGTACTATTATTGAAGTTGTCAATGCCCGTGGGAGGAGGTCAGGAATGAACCGGATTTTTCGAAATACTGTTTTTTATTTGCTTTTATTCCTTGTCATTATAGGTATCATTAGTTTCCTGAGTAATGATCAAACGGAAACGAATGAAATGACAACGAATGAATTTTTATCAAAATTACAAAATAACGAAATAAGTTCCGTAACTTTACAGCCGGAAGGGGAAGTATATCTTGTTGAAGGCCAGGAGGTTGGAGACGAAGAAGGAGAGGCCTTCCAGACATATTTACCTATTTCCGAAGAAAATACGCAGACCATAATGACCGCTCAAGGTCCTGATGGAGAAGCTCTTAGTTTAGAAACAGAACCCGCTGAAGAGCCAAGCGCTTGGGTTACTTTCTTTACATCCATCATTCCTTTTGTGATTATTTTCATCTTATTCTTCTTCTTGCTCAGCCAGGCTCAAGGCGGCGGCAGCCGTGTCATGAACTTTGGCAAAAGCAAAGCCAAGCTGTATCAGGAAGACAAAAAGAAAGCCCGCTTTAAAGATGTTGCTGGTGCTGAAGAAGAAAAGCAAGAATTAATAGAAGTGGTTGATTTCTTAAAAGACCCTAGAAAATTCGCTAATATAGGTGCCAGGATTCCAAAAGGGGTACTCCTCGTAGGACCTCCAGGAACAGGTAAAACCTTAATTGCTAGAGCTGTTGCCGGGGAAGCTGGCGTTCCATTTTTCTCGATCAGCGGTTCTGATTTTGTGGAAATGTTTGTAGGTGTCGGTGCTTCCCGTGTACGTGATTTATTTGAAAATGCCAAGAAAAATGCACCATGTATCATTTTTATAGATGAAATAGATGCAGTCGGGAGACAGCGCGGTGCAGGTCTTGGCGGCGGACATGACGAGAGAGAACAAACATTAAACCAGCTGCTCGTTGAAATGGACGGTTTCAGCGCTAATGAAGGAATTATCATTATTGCAGCTACTAACCGTTCTGACGTCTTAGACCCAGCGCTTCTTCGTCCAGGTCGTTTCGACCGTCAAATCATGGTAGGGCGTCCGGATGTGAAGGGAAGAGAAGAAATCCTTCACGTTCATGCTCGAAATAAACCGATGGCAGACGACGTGGATCTTCAAGCTATTGCTCAACGAACACCAGGTTTCTCTGGTGCCGATTTAGAGAATTTATTAAATGAAGCGGCACTTGTAGCAGCTAGAGCCGATATGACCAAATTACGTATGACCCATGTAGAAGAAGCAATTGACCGTGTGATTGCCGGACCAGCCAAGAAGAGCCGTGTTATCTCAGAAAAAGAGAAAAACATTGTTGCTCATCACGAAGCTGGCCACACTGTAGTCGGTGTCAAGCTTAAAAACGCTGATATGGTTCATAAAGTTACGATTGTTCCACGCGGACAGGCAGGCGGTTATGCTGTTATGCTTCCAAAAGAAGACCGCTACTTTATGACTAAACCTGAACTCCTCGATAAGATTGTAGGGCTTTTAGGTGGACGCGTAGCAGAAGAAGTAATGTTTAATGAAGTTAGTACCGGAGCTCATAATGACTTTCAACGTGCAACAGACATCGCTCGTAAAATGGTTACCGAGTACGGGATGAGTGAGAAACTTGGACCGCTACAATTTGGGTCAAGTTCAGGCGGACAGGTTTTCTTAGGCCGCGATATACAAAATGAACAAAATTATAGTGATGCGATTGCACATGAAATTGACAAAGAAGTGCAGCGAATCATTAAAGAATCCTACGATCAATGTAAGCAAATTCTTACAGAATATAAAGATAGGCTTGAGCTTGTAGCGCAAACTTTATTGGAGTTAGAGACTCTCGATGCGCAGCAGATCAAATCATTAGTTGACGACGGAAAGCTTCCTGATGACCACCACTTAAACAAAAGTGATGATGAAGTTGGTGTTTCAAAGGAAAACGGCCCAAATGATGATGTGAAAGTAAATATCCAGTCTAAGTCTAATACGGAGGAACAACCGGAAACGCCGGAAGACGAAACTTCTAAAAAAGAAACCGACGTGACGGAAGGAAAAACGGAACCTGAAAAATTAGGTAATAATAATCCTCCTGCGGATGACGACGATGACCGGAAATAAAAGGCGATGTGAAAAGGGATGCCCTGATAAGGCATCCCTTTTTCAGCTAGATCAAGCTAATTAAGTTATATTTCTAGGTGGGGACAACGTATGATATTAGTTATGGATGTAGGGAATACGAACATAGTGCTAGGGTTATATAAAAAGAAAAAATTGGTTTCCTATTGGCGTTTATCAACGGATCAGAAAAAGACTGAAGATGAATACGGTTTACAGCTGCTAAATCTTCTTCACGTTCAAAAGGTGGAAGCACAAGAAGTAGAAGGTGTTATTATCTCCTCCGTTGTACCACATATTATTTATACGTTTGAACAAATGTGCCGAAAGTATCTTCGTCTTTACCCTATGGTTATTGGGCCTGGCATTAAAACGGGCCTTAATATTCGTTATGACAATCCAAGAGATGTAGGGGCGGATCGAATTGTTAATGCTGTAGCGGCCATTGAGGAGTATGACGGCCCGTTAATAATAGTAGATTTTGGAACCGCAGCCACGTTTTGTTATATTGACCATCACAATCAATATATCGGA
This DNA window, taken from Alteribacillus bidgolensis, encodes the following:
- the yabP gene encoding sporulation protein YabP, whose protein sequence is MSFREDSMAQRPQPPHEVILKGRKSLDITGVKEVESFDNEEFLLETSLGFLSVRGHNLHIKNLDVDEGIISIEGKVDDLVYVDQATGKSKGFIGKLFK
- the yabQ gene encoding spore cortex biosynthesis protein YabQ, encoding MSLAVQFQTMFAMMAMGLVLGMNLDFYHRLTIRSVKAFWTRLAWDLLFWLVQVLLVFYVLLHVNEGELRIYIFFSIAAGFFIYRRYGRSPFIKTMELGFSIVRWTRSTIAALIRIFIISPIKFILKLITSSVMIGITISGNVLFFLLNLLIFPLKLAARILIPVFRRLLPQPIITFLEKTFQSVRKRVKKWRIFK
- a CDS encoding septum formation initiator family protein; this encodes MISEKKKVTEINKPYVKEQAREQERLKAASTKRRRGLVRRLTALSIAGVVLAVVFTVLLVSQWSTLEAKKAERAELENKLEELHAEESRLKQDVKNYNDLDYIAEVARRDYYLTKPGETLFKVPNESID
- a CDS encoding S1 domain-containing RNA-binding protein gives rise to the protein MSIEVGSKLQGKVTGITHFGAFIELPDGKTGLVHISEVADKYVDDINQFLSVGDEVTVKVMKVEDDGKIGLSIRKAQERPKGDRPRGGDRPKGDRSRGDRRSGSGKGQRSLSFEEKMNRFMKDSEERLASLRKQTDSKRGGRSKK
- the spoIIE gene encoding stage II sporulation protein E, which encodes MYQRDLTKRADETEPIWEHVWALVKNISNRTKQKTLRLLEMLFIQWGGLVFILGILLGRAVLLAELFPFALPFFAAVYSWRKEKGIIAAAGIIVGTFSGAIFHGAFVLAAIAIFLGIYEWITRYGSRTGWTLPLSVFLATVGARASTVWLEEGALSSYSMVMAGVEAGLSFILTMIFLQSMPLLITKKRKQPLKQEEIVCFIILLASVMTGAIGWVIYGMAAEHTLARYLVLLFAYTGGAALGASVGVIVGLVLSLASVANLYQMSLLAFAGLLGGLLKEGKKVGVSIGMLLGTALIALYGDGMNGATLTLAESAAAIALFLITPRIITSFIEKYIPGTPEYAREQQKHMKKIRDITALKVERFSNLFQTLSKSFMSSPDMTDKEMEDKERDELLSKITEKTCQTCFRKERCWVNQFHETYDGMTSMLYELERNGKISGPMKNQWKKHCHYETRITKVMTEELKQDQARRELSKQVQESRQLVADQLRGVSEVMDDFAREIQREKEAHHWQEEQIHEALQDAGLDIGHVDIYRLDEGNVEIEMSVLKGAGLEQAEKIIAPMLSDILKEHIIVDKEEPYENISEYLNLTFVSARTYTVNIGTSSVAKGGGWVSGDSYASMDIGAGKHAIAISDGMGSGEKAHRESSSALQILQTILASGMDEKTAIRSINSILSLRSTEEMFSTLDLAMIDLQEAKSRFIKIGSIPSFIRREDKVKQIEARNLPIGMMEHAELDVVTEQMKDGDMLIMMSDGILDIPGPIENTEIWIRRIISQLDTEDPQEMADLLLERVMRVSQGKINDDMTIVTAKIERNLPKWAAIPVRQTVPLKRKKA
- a CDS encoding VWA domain-containing protein; this encodes MSGGKIKQILLLTDGCSNQGEDPAAVAAFAKEKGITVNVIGILEHGAAREHGMKEVEDISMAGGGVSQVVYANQLSQTVQMVTRQAMTQTLHGVVHNELRHILGEEQEMEDLPPDKRGEVMEVVDELGENISLEVLILVDTSASMKAKLPMVQEALSDLSISLNSRTGGNHFSLFLFPGKRKEVEKVLDWTPKINSLTGTFNRLTTGGVTPTGPALKAALYHFEKRQDRRSLIEYGEEDGPFEESGF
- a CDS encoding protein kinase domain-containing protein — encoded protein: MERKTVHLKNQASNLAPGTKWLGKWNRNPYRIVKKLGHGATGSVYLVETRTGQAAVKIGENKMSLTSEINVLKHFSKVKGNVLGPSLWDVDDIEIGNETYPFFCMEYLKGESLLEFTKKKGIEWAPILMVQLLGDLDRLHREGWIFGDLKPENLIVTGPPARVRWFDVGGTTKIGRSIKEYTEFYDRGYWGLGDRKAEPSYDLFSAAMIFIQTAYRERFNKPSGNENSLDYLSRRISNMTPLSPYKKILLHALKGKYTGAQWMKKDVMAAIEARSYKRSYKEKRARSAHPVNKKARNGPNLRKNKRKKENSSSYRVEIILTASFLFLSSILYFMGQWM
- a CDS encoding threonine/serine exporter family protein, whose amino-acid sequence is MGKAEQTMECCLLGGKLMLRYGAETYRVEDTMTRMAQSAGMLHVSSFVTTTGIFLAFRTKEGQDLMQMIRVRERYQDLSKVTSVNQVSREFTHGELTIEDTIHKLIEIEKAPMNYPLWLIYLASGIGGAAFSYLIGGSLFDVLPAFIGGLITTVSLVLYQKYLKVRFFSEFLASLTGGMTAILMIQSGFGISIDQVIIGTLIPLVPGVPLTNSVRDLMSGDLVAGVARGAEAGVSSLSIAAGVAVSLSILYI
- a CDS encoding threonine/serine exporter family protein, with the protein product MIWLELLLCFIATVAFGIIFNIPLRLVWWGGFIGVITWFIYSFLPDFGWSKVFSAAVAAFAAAFVSHWLARFRRVPVTTFTIPGIIPLVPGERAYSTMLAFVEEDYFNGLQQGIETLLQAGAIAAGLVFALSIFSIGKGVGQRYETNR